One genomic segment of Nocardia spumae includes these proteins:
- a CDS encoding DHA2 family efflux MFS transporter permease subunit → MSVSTARPVSERGIPTATRMRILALIAICAAELLVVLDNTLVNVALPSMAVQLQARMSGLQWIVDAFTLAFAGLLLALGHLGDRYGRRRMMIIGLAGVAVMSAAGAMSSGLGQVIVARAGMGVFAAAVFPATLALIINLFPEARARAAAIALWTAMAGVAVAIGPVTGGWLLEYFSWHAVFWINVPIAVITIAAVLVVVPESRAEHSGRLDLLGIALSLVAVTTLVWTIIEAPKHGWLSGRSITGYAVSLILLAVYVIWELRVESPVLNMRLFRIRRFSIPALAITVSYFCAFGFLFLITQYFQGVKEFSALEFGIHSLPFAAAVGFGAPVATLVAQRIGTTATVVCGLVLLAAGMFFAGRVTIETPYLGTVLVSMVLMGVGFGVVQGPATESIMGSVPMEEAGAGSAVNDTTREVGGTLGVAVLGSIMTSVYTERVGARIDAIPDAIMNPTQKSLARDTPISVLEIVKAPISPFFAGAKADLVHGMKVAALAGSTAASWAAVGALLTCAVLVAALLPWKPERGASLLGRTDGEQNSSTGSEFTRMRTEIS, encoded by the coding sequence ATGTCGGTGTCAACGGCGAGACCAGTATCCGAGCGCGGAATTCCGACCGCGACGCGTATGCGGATACTCGCGCTCATCGCGATCTGCGCGGCAGAGCTCTTGGTGGTGCTGGACAACACACTGGTCAACGTGGCACTGCCGTCGATGGCGGTGCAGTTGCAGGCTCGGATGAGCGGACTGCAGTGGATCGTCGACGCGTTCACCCTCGCCTTCGCGGGGCTGCTGCTGGCGCTGGGACATCTCGGTGACCGCTACGGCCGCCGCCGGATGATGATCATCGGTCTCGCGGGCGTCGCGGTGATGTCGGCCGCGGGGGCGATGTCGTCCGGGCTCGGTCAGGTGATCGTCGCCCGGGCCGGGATGGGTGTCTTCGCCGCGGCGGTCTTCCCGGCGACGCTGGCGCTGATCATCAATCTGTTTCCCGAGGCCCGCGCCCGGGCCGCGGCCATCGCGCTGTGGACCGCGATGGCGGGTGTCGCGGTGGCGATCGGACCGGTGACCGGCGGCTGGCTGCTCGAATACTTCAGCTGGCACGCCGTGTTCTGGATCAATGTGCCGATCGCGGTGATCACCATCGCGGCGGTCCTGGTCGTGGTGCCGGAATCCCGGGCCGAGCACTCCGGACGGCTGGATCTGCTCGGAATCGCATTGTCGCTGGTGGCGGTCACGACGCTGGTATGGACGATCATCGAAGCGCCCAAGCACGGCTGGCTGTCCGGTCGCAGCATCACCGGCTACGCGGTCTCGCTGATTCTGCTCGCGGTGTACGTGATCTGGGAGCTGCGGGTGGAGTCGCCCGTGCTGAACATGCGGCTGTTCCGGATCCGGCGGTTCTCGATACCCGCGCTGGCCATCACGGTCTCCTATTTCTGCGCGTTCGGATTCCTGTTCCTGATCACCCAGTACTTCCAGGGTGTGAAGGAGTTCAGCGCACTCGAATTCGGCATCCACTCACTGCCTTTCGCGGCAGCGGTCGGTTTCGGCGCTCCGGTGGCGACACTGGTGGCCCAGCGAATCGGCACCACCGCGACCGTGGTGTGCGGCCTGGTGCTGCTGGCCGCAGGGATGTTCTTCGCCGGCCGGGTGACCATCGAAACGCCTTATCTGGGTACCGTTCTCGTCTCCATGGTGCTGATGGGAGTGGGCTTCGGCGTGGTGCAGGGACCCGCGACCGAATCCATCATGGGGTCGGTCCCGATGGAGGAGGCCGGCGCCGGGTCGGCGGTCAACGACACCACTCGTGAAGTGGGCGGGACGCTCGGTGTCGCCGTCCTCGGCTCGATCATGACCTCCGTGTACACCGAGCGAGTCGGCGCCCGCATCGACGCGATTCCGGACGCGATCATGAATCCGACCCAGAAAAGCCTCGCGCGCGATACCCCGATCAGCGTGCTCGAGATCGTGAAAGCCCCGATCAGCCCGTTCTTCGCCGGCGCGAAGGCCGATCTGGTGCACGGTATGAAGGTGGCCGCGCTGGCCGGTTCGACCGCAGCGTCCTGGGCCGCGGTCGGCGCACTGCTGACCTGCGCGGTACTCGTCGCGGCCCTGCTGCCCTGGAAACCCGAACGCGGCGCTTCGCTGCTGGGCCGCACGGACGGCGAGCAGAACTCGTCCACTGGAAGCGAATTCACACGCATGCGGACGGAGATTTCCTGA
- the pstB gene encoding phosphate ABC transporter ATP-binding protein PstB, with protein sequence MAKRIDVKDLNIFYGKFHAVSEVSLTVLPRSVTAFIGPSGCGKSTVLRSLNRMHEVTPNARVEGAVLLDGEDIYGSTVDPVGVRRTIGMVFQRPNPFPTMSIRDNVVAGLKLQGVRNRKDLDEVAERSLRGANLWNEVKDRLDKPGGGLSGGQQQRLCIARAIAVSPDVLLMDEPCSALDPISTLAIEDLISELKKEYTIVIVTHNMQQAARVSDQTAFFNLESQGKPGKLIEIDETERIFSNPTQKATEDYISGRFG encoded by the coding sequence ATGGCCAAGCGGATCGACGTCAAAGATCTCAACATCTTCTACGGCAAATTCCATGCCGTATCCGAGGTGTCGCTGACCGTATTGCCGCGCAGCGTCACCGCGTTCATCGGCCCATCGGGCTGCGGTAAGTCCACGGTGCTGCGGTCGCTGAACCGCATGCACGAGGTGACCCCGAACGCCCGCGTCGAGGGCGCGGTGCTGCTCGACGGTGAGGACATCTACGGCTCCACGGTGGACCCGGTCGGTGTGCGCCGCACCATCGGCATGGTGTTCCAGCGCCCGAATCCGTTCCCCACCATGTCGATTCGCGACAACGTCGTGGCCGGGCTGAAGCTGCAGGGCGTGCGCAACCGCAAGGACCTCGACGAGGTCGCGGAGCGCTCGCTGCGCGGCGCCAACCTCTGGAACGAGGTGAAGGATCGCCTGGACAAGCCCGGCGGCGGACTGTCCGGTGGTCAGCAGCAGCGTCTGTGCATCGCCCGCGCCATCGCGGTCTCGCCGGATGTGCTGCTGATGGACGAGCCCTGTTCGGCGCTGGATCCCATCTCCACGCTCGCGATCGAGGATCTGATCTCCGAGCTGAAGAAGGAGTACACGATCGTCATCGTCACCCACAACATGCAGCAGGCTGCTCGGGTGAGTGACCAGACGGCGTTCTTCAACCTGGAGTCGCAGGGCAAACCCGGCAAGCTGATCGAGATCGACGAGACCGAGCGCATCTTCTCCAACCCGACGCAGAAGGCGACCGAGGACTACATCTCCGGCCGCTTCGGCTGA
- the pstA gene encoding phosphate ABC transporter permease PstA produces the protein MSTTTLDKPIKAPTFRHVSLNRKIRNNLASVVMWGCFVIALIPLCWVLILVLNKGFHAIVSSGWWTNSQKGVLPDQFAGGVYHAIYGTIVQSAVAAVIAVPLGILAAIYLVEYGRGWLAKTTTFMVDILAGVPSIVAALFVFALWIATFGFPQSAFAVSLALVLLMLPVVVRSTEEMLKLVPDELREASYALGIPKWKTILRIVVPTALPGMISGMLLAVARVMGETAPVLVLVGYSKSINFDIFNGNMASLPLMIYQELANPEPAGRMRVWGASLTLILIIALLYVGAAVVNKLLTRNR, from the coding sequence ATGTCCACAACCACACTCGACAAGCCGATCAAGGCGCCGACCTTCCGGCACGTGAGCCTGAACCGCAAGATTCGCAACAACCTGGCCAGCGTGGTCATGTGGGGATGTTTCGTCATCGCCCTCATCCCGCTGTGCTGGGTGCTGATCCTGGTGCTCAACAAGGGCTTCCACGCGATCGTCAGCAGCGGCTGGTGGACGAACTCGCAGAAGGGCGTGTTGCCCGACCAGTTCGCGGGCGGTGTGTACCACGCGATCTACGGCACCATCGTCCAGTCCGCGGTCGCCGCCGTGATCGCGGTGCCGCTGGGCATTCTGGCCGCGATCTACCTGGTCGAATACGGCCGCGGCTGGTTGGCCAAGACGACGACCTTCATGGTCGACATCCTCGCGGGTGTGCCCTCGATCGTGGCGGCGCTGTTCGTCTTCGCCCTGTGGATCGCCACCTTCGGCTTCCCGCAGTCCGCGTTCGCGGTCTCGCTGGCGCTGGTCCTGCTGATGCTGCCGGTGGTGGTGCGCAGTACCGAGGAAATGCTCAAACTGGTGCCGGACGAATTGCGTGAGGCGTCGTACGCGCTGGGCATTCCGAAGTGGAAGACGATCCTGCGGATCGTCGTCCCCACCGCGCTGCCCGGCATGATCAGCGGCATGCTCCTCGCGGTCGCCCGCGTCATGGGTGAGACCGCGCCGGTGCTGGTGCTGGTCGGATACTCGAAGTCGATCAACTTCGACATCTTCAACGGAAATATGGCCTCGCTGCCGCTGATGATCTACCAGGAGCTGGCCAACCCGGAACCGGCCGGCCGGATGCGAGTGTGGGGCGCGTCGCTGACGCTGATCCTGATCATCGCCCTGCTGTACGTCGGTGCGGCCGTGGTCAACAAACTGCTCACGCGGAACCGATAG
- the pstC gene encoding phosphate ABC transporter permease subunit PstC → MPSDSNNEPAGRKRAHSRRAENIFRSLATAAGATIVAAIALIALFLLIRAVPSVAANKANFFTSAEFNVTNADNMHFGIRDLFTVTVLSSLLALLIAVPLGVGIALFLTQYAPKVLSRPFAMLVDLLAAVPSIVFGLWGFLVLAQKLAPFEQFLNNNLGWFFLFKEGNVSISGGGTIFTAGVVLAVMILPIITSVSREVFQLTPRAHIEAAQALGATKWEVVRMTVLPYGRSGVIAGSMLGLGRALGETIAVLIVLRTAAQPGSWSLFDGGYTFASKIASAASEFSQALPTGAYIAAGFVLFALTFVVNALARVAAGGKVNG, encoded by the coding sequence ATGCCGAGCGATTCGAATAACGAACCGGCCGGTCGCAAACGCGCCCACAGCCGACGGGCGGAGAACATCTTCCGCTCCCTGGCCACGGCCGCCGGCGCGACGATCGTCGCGGCGATCGCCCTCATCGCGCTGTTTCTGCTGATTCGCGCGGTGCCGTCGGTCGCGGCGAACAAGGCGAACTTCTTCACCAGCGCCGAGTTCAACGTCACCAACGCCGACAATATGCATTTCGGCATCCGTGACCTGTTCACGGTGACGGTGCTGAGCTCGCTGCTGGCGTTGCTGATCGCCGTACCCCTCGGCGTCGGTATCGCGTTGTTCCTGACGCAATACGCGCCGAAGGTGCTGTCTCGTCCGTTCGCGATGCTGGTGGATCTGCTCGCGGCGGTGCCTTCGATCGTGTTCGGTCTGTGGGGATTCCTGGTGCTGGCGCAGAAGCTGGCGCCCTTCGAACAATTCCTCAACAACAACCTGGGATGGTTCTTCCTGTTCAAGGAAGGCAACGTCTCCATCAGCGGCGGCGGCACCATCTTCACCGCCGGGGTCGTGCTGGCGGTGATGATCCTGCCGATCATCACCTCGGTCAGCCGGGAGGTCTTCCAGCTGACCCCCCGCGCGCACATCGAGGCCGCGCAGGCGCTGGGCGCCACCAAGTGGGAGGTGGTGCGGATGACCGTGCTGCCCTACGGCCGCAGTGGCGTGATCGCCGGATCCATGCTGGGTCTGGGCCGCGCGCTCGGTGAGACCATCGCGGTGCTCATCGTGCTGCGTACGGCCGCCCAGCCCGGCAGCTGGTCGCTGTTCGACGGCGGCTACACCTTCGCCTCCAAGATCGCCTCGGCAGCATCGGAATTCAGTCAGGCCCTGCCGACCGGCGCCTACATCGCGGCCGGCTTCGTACTCTTCGCGTTGACGTTCGTGGTCAATGCCCTGGCTCGGGTCGCCGCCGGCGGGAAGGTGAACGGCTGA
- the pstS gene encoding phosphate ABC transporter substrate-binding protein PstS, giving the protein MNFKRSGALLGVLAAAGTLTLSACGSDDNSAATGNTTKVDVACGGKKALKASGSSAQKNAMDRFIAAYEQNCDGAKLDYTSSGSGAGVNEFVGGQTDFGGSDSALDAKKDEPKKAADRCGAPAWNLPTVFGPIAITYNLDGVTDLTLDGPTAAKVFNGTITKWDDPAIKGLNQGVNLPSDPIHVIFRSDESGTTDNFQRYLDAASNGAWGKGAGKSFAGGVGEGAKGNEGTSAAIKSTKGAITYNEWSFARSQNLSTAQIITDAAVKPVALNAESAGKAIAAAKITGEGNDLVIDTKSFYKPTDPGAYPIMLATYEIVCSKYADADTGKAVKAFLTSAVTNGQNGLEDSGYVPIPDAFKTKLTTAINAIS; this is encoded by the coding sequence GTGAATTTCAAGCGCAGCGGCGCTCTCCTCGGCGTACTGGCGGCTGCCGGTACCTTGACTCTGTCTGCCTGTGGTAGCGATGACAACTCGGCCGCGACCGGTAACACCACCAAGGTCGATGTCGCATGTGGCGGCAAGAAGGCGCTCAAGGCCAGCGGATCCTCTGCTCAGAAGAACGCGATGGACCGTTTCATCGCGGCCTACGAGCAGAACTGCGATGGCGCCAAGCTGGACTACACCTCCAGCGGCTCGGGTGCCGGTGTGAACGAATTCGTCGGCGGTCAGACCGATTTCGGTGGTTCGGACTCCGCCCTGGACGCCAAGAAGGACGAGCCGAAGAAGGCCGCCGACCGGTGTGGCGCACCGGCCTGGAACCTGCCGACAGTCTTCGGTCCGATCGCCATCACCTACAACCTCGACGGTGTCACCGATCTGACCCTCGACGGTCCGACGGCGGCGAAGGTCTTCAACGGCACCATCACCAAGTGGGACGACCCGGCGATCAAGGGCCTGAACCAGGGCGTGAACCTGCCCTCGGACCCGATCCACGTGATCTTCCGCAGTGACGAGTCGGGCACCACCGACAACTTCCAGCGTTACCTGGACGCCGCGTCCAACGGCGCCTGGGGCAAGGGTGCGGGCAAGTCCTTCGCCGGCGGTGTGGGCGAGGGCGCCAAGGGCAACGAGGGCACCTCGGCCGCGATCAAGAGCACCAAGGGCGCCATCACCTACAACGAGTGGTCCTTCGCTCGGTCGCAGAACCTGTCGACCGCGCAGATCATCACCGATGCCGCCGTGAAGCCGGTCGCGTTGAACGCCGAGTCCGCCGGTAAGGCGATCGCCGCGGCGAAGATCACCGGTGAGGGCAACGACCTGGTCATCGACACCAAGTCGTTCTACAAGCCGACCGATCCGGGCGCCTACCCGATCATGCTGGCCACCTACGAGATCGTGTGCTCGAAGTACGCCGACGCCGACACGGGTAAGGCCGTCAAGGCATTCCTGACCTCCGCGGTCACCAACGGTCAGAACGGCCTCGAGGACTCCGGCTACGTGCCGATCCCGGATGCGTTCAAGACCAAGCTGACCACAGCGATCAACGCCATCTCCTGA
- the mshD gene encoding mycothiol synthase has protein sequence MSVRVPDWADDVSPAIATKTVELIERASAADGVAPVSEQAVLSVSAAAGGADAEGAAARARHLPIERDGELVAYANLVPAHGDHPAMAEAVVDPRARGRGIGAALVAAALEAGGPGARIWAHGNLAPARAVAGRLGLVVARELWQMRRPLLEAPAEGGLATTELPELPVPENLVLRTYAGPVDDAEILRVNNAAFDWHPEQGGWTEADIAVRRAAHWFDPKGLFIAVDPADPARILGFHWTKVHDPDENSDAVGEVYVVAVDPAAQGRGLGRILTLAGLHYLRDRGLGAVILYTEADNTAAVHTYSRLGFETAHIDAAYSTR, from the coding sequence GTGAGCGTGCGGGTGCCGGACTGGGCCGACGATGTGTCCCCAGCGATCGCGACGAAGACCGTGGAGCTGATCGAGCGGGCGAGCGCTGCCGATGGCGTGGCGCCCGTCTCGGAGCAGGCCGTGCTCTCGGTATCCGCGGCCGCCGGTGGCGCCGATGCGGAGGGGGCCGCCGCCCGGGCCCGGCATTTGCCGATCGAACGTGACGGTGAGCTGGTCGCGTACGCGAATCTCGTTCCAGCACACGGTGATCACCCCGCGATGGCGGAGGCGGTGGTCGATCCGCGGGCGCGCGGGCGCGGCATCGGCGCGGCTCTGGTCGCGGCGGCTCTGGAGGCCGGTGGGCCGGGAGCGCGGATCTGGGCGCACGGCAATCTGGCCCCCGCGCGGGCGGTCGCCGGGCGGCTCGGCCTGGTGGTGGCCCGGGAGTTGTGGCAGATGCGGCGCCCACTGCTCGAGGCCCCCGCCGAAGGCGGTTTGGCAACCACTGAGCTACCGGAACTGCCGGTGCCCGAGAACCTCGTGCTGCGGACCTACGCCGGACCCGTCGACGATGCCGAAATCCTGCGGGTCAACAACGCCGCGTTCGACTGGCATCCCGAACAGGGGGGCTGGACCGAGGCCGACATCGCGGTCCGCCGGGCGGCGCACTGGTTCGACCCCAAGGGCCTGTTCATCGCCGTCGATCCGGCCGATCCCGCTCGTATCCTGGGTTTTCACTGGACCAAGGTGCATGATCCGGACGAGAACTCGGACGCGGTCGGGGAGGTCTATGTGGTGGCCGTCGATCCGGCCGCGCAGGGCCGGGGCCTGGGCCGCATCCTGACCCTCGCCGGCCTGCACTATCTGCGCGATCGAGGGCTGGGTGCGGTGATTCTCTACACCGAGGCCGACAACACCGCCGCGGTGCACACCTACAGCCGCCTGGGCTTCGAGACCGCGCATATCGACGCCGCGTATTCGACTCGTTGA
- a CDS encoding winged helix-turn-helix transcriptional regulator, with product MELLLLTSDPNPEAVLPSLALLPHNVRPAPTEVASLLEAGTADVALVDARTDLAAARGLCRLLGSTGSSVPVVAVLTEGGLVAVNADWGLDDILLPGTGPAELDARLRLLVARNGGAASPENTGKITLGELVIDEGTYTARLRGRPLDLTYKEFELLKYLAQHAGRVFTRAQLLQEVWGYDFFGGTRTVDVHVRRLRAKLGSEYESLIGTVRNVGYKAVRPARSSGAKGGEQAPAADEGDDGAEDSQLTQVNGSPS from the coding sequence GTGGAGTTGCTCCTGCTGACCTCCGATCCGAATCCGGAAGCCGTACTGCCGTCGCTGGCGCTGCTGCCGCACAATGTGCGGCCCGCGCCCACGGAGGTGGCCTCACTGCTCGAAGCGGGTACCGCCGATGTGGCGCTGGTCGACGCGCGCACCGATCTGGCCGCGGCGCGCGGGTTGTGCCGGCTGCTGGGCAGTACCGGATCCTCGGTTCCCGTCGTCGCGGTGCTGACCGAGGGCGGCCTGGTGGCGGTCAACGCCGACTGGGGGCTCGACGACATTCTGCTGCCGGGTACCGGACCCGCCGAACTGGATGCGCGGCTGCGCTTGCTGGTCGCCCGCAACGGCGGTGCGGCCAGCCCGGAGAACACCGGCAAGATCACGCTCGGCGAACTGGTGATCGACGAGGGCACCTACACCGCGCGGCTGCGTGGTCGTCCGCTCGACCTCACCTACAAGGAGTTCGAGCTGCTGAAGTATCTCGCGCAGCATGCCGGCCGGGTCTTCACCCGCGCGCAGCTGCTGCAGGAGGTCTGGGGCTACGACTTCTTCGGCGGCACCCGCACGGTCGATGTGCACGTGCGGCGGTTGCGGGCCAAACTCGGCAGTGAATACGAATCGTTGATCGGCACCGTCCGCAATGTCGGGTACAAGGCGGTGCGCCCGGCGCGTTCGTCGGGAGCCAAGGGCGGCGAACAGGCGCCCGCCGCCGACGAGGGCGACGACGGCGCCGAGGATTCGCAGCTGACGCAGGTCAACGGCAGTCCTTCCTGA
- a CDS encoding LmeA family phospholipid-binding protein, which produces MRKLIVGLLLVVAIAVVVDFTAAAYSEYRVSRSLRAGGELSADPEVTIHGFPFLAQAARGAYRNIEVRARANRPDIPGEILVEATLDGVHLSMHDLVDNDMRSVMVDDVAGRMRIEPVELGRLFNIPDLEVVTRPADKSDGTGGSGGSGMTTQGALVLTGTIQLGPETRSTDRVSVKADLFLDGDQIKLVATDLYHGGVDSNAPTTTAAELGPDLDKAAVLARFTRTIDTKDLPFGVPPKKVQAVGGNIVVEGEGENIRIDMDRFARP; this is translated from the coding sequence ATGAGAAAACTGATCGTCGGACTGCTGCTGGTGGTCGCGATCGCCGTGGTGGTCGATTTCACCGCGGCGGCCTACTCGGAGTATCGGGTATCGCGGTCGCTGCGCGCGGGGGGCGAGCTCAGCGCCGATCCCGAGGTGACCATCCACGGCTTCCCCTTCCTGGCACAGGCCGCCCGCGGCGCCTACCGAAACATCGAGGTCCGGGCCCGCGCGAACCGGCCCGACATCCCCGGCGAAATCCTCGTCGAGGCCACCCTCGACGGTGTCCACCTGTCGATGCACGATCTGGTGGACAACGACATGCGGTCGGTCATGGTGGACGACGTCGCCGGGCGGATGCGGATCGAACCCGTCGAACTGGGCAGGCTGTTCAACATCCCGGACCTCGAGGTGGTGACGCGGCCGGCCGACAAATCCGACGGCACCGGCGGTTCCGGTGGTTCCGGGATGACCACCCAGGGCGCCCTCGTCCTCACCGGAACCATCCAGCTCGGACCCGAGACCCGCAGTACCGACCGGGTCAGCGTGAAGGCCGATCTGTTCCTCGACGGCGATCAGATCAAACTCGTCGCGACAGACCTCTACCACGGTGGAGTGGACAGCAACGCGCCCACGACCACCGCCGCCGAGCTCGGCCCCGACCTGGACAAGGCGGCCGTCCTCGCGCGCTTCACCCGCACCATCGATACCAAGGATCTGCCTTTCGGAGTGCCCCCGAAGAAGGTGCAGGCCGTCGGCGGGAATATCGTGGTAGAGGGGGAAGGGGAGAATATCCGCATTGATATGGACAGGTTTGCCCGACCATGA
- a CDS encoding thioredoxin family protein — translation MIELTILAVVLLAGVAAGLALKMREGRVRTAKSTEIAGSRTELLSTVGVTEAVPTVLHFSADWCGPCAAVRRVVAGVVADLADTVHPPRDIEVDIDAEAELARELNVLSLPTTFVFDSLGRERFRISGVPKATDLRSALAPLTVPEAA, via the coding sequence ATGATTGAACTCACGATCCTCGCCGTCGTCCTGCTGGCCGGGGTGGCCGCGGGTCTCGCCCTGAAGATGCGTGAGGGCCGGGTCCGCACGGCGAAGTCCACCGAGATCGCGGGTTCACGCACCGAATTGCTCAGCACCGTCGGCGTCACCGAGGCGGTGCCGACCGTCCTGCACTTCTCCGCCGACTGGTGCGGTCCGTGCGCCGCGGTCCGGCGGGTGGTGGCCGGAGTCGTGGCGGATCTGGCCGATACCGTGCACCCTCCGCGCGATATCGAGGTCGATATCGACGCCGAGGCCGAGCTGGCACGGGAACTGAATGTGCTCTCGCTGCCGACCACGTTCGTCTTCGACTCCCTCGGCCGCGAGCGGTTCCGGATCTCGGGTGTGCCCAAGGCCACCGATCTGCGCAGTGCGCTGGCCCCGCTGACTGTTCCCGAGGCCGCCTGA
- a CDS encoding DUF4395 domain-containing protein, producing the protein MPQNTNNSPTGQVDVRGPRFAAWITTGVLVLVLVVSAFSTAAAAVLLAVQAIAFALGALYGPRRTPYGWVFATFVAPRVGPATETEPVPPLRFAQLVGFVFAVAGFIGFAAGAGVVGAIFTAFALFAAFLNAAFGICLGCMIYPLAQRLIQRAPAESTRVTS; encoded by the coding sequence GTGCCTCAGAACACCAACAACTCCCCCACCGGTCAGGTGGATGTCCGCGGCCCGAGATTCGCGGCATGGATCACCACCGGTGTCCTCGTGCTGGTCCTGGTCGTGTCCGCGTTCTCCACGGCGGCCGCGGCGGTGCTGCTCGCCGTGCAGGCGATCGCCTTCGCCCTCGGCGCGCTGTACGGCCCGCGACGCACCCCCTACGGCTGGGTTTTCGCGACCTTCGTCGCGCCGCGAGTCGGCCCGGCCACCGAGACCGAGCCGGTCCCGCCGCTGCGGTTCGCCCAGCTGGTCGGATTCGTCTTCGCGGTCGCCGGATTCATCGGCTTCGCGGCCGGCGCGGGCGTGGTCGGCGCGATCTTCACCGCGTTCGCCCTGTTCGCGGCCTTCCTCAACGCGGCCTTCGGTATCTGCCTCGGTTGCATGATCTATCCGCTCGCCCAGCGGTTGATCCAGCGCGCGCCCGCCGAATCGACCCGGGTGACCAGCTGA
- a CDS encoding sulfurtransferase, which translates to MARSDVLVSADWVEENLNTPGIVIVEVDEDTSAYDTGHIEGAVKLDWKKDLQDPVRRDFVNREQFSDLLSARGIGNDDTVVLYGGNNNWFAAYAYWYFKLYGHQDVKLLDGGRKKWELDARPLSTDAVTRPGTSYKAGEQDLAIRAFRDDAIQAIGVKNLVDVRSPDEFSGKILAPAHLPQEQSQRPGHIPGAINVPWSKAANEDGTFKSDEELTAIYKEAGLDGEKETIAYCRIGERSSHTWFVLQELLGHKNVKNYDGSWTEYGSLVGAPIELGA; encoded by the coding sequence ATGGCTCGCTCCGATGTCCTGGTCTCCGCAGACTGGGTCGAAGAGAACCTCAACACCCCCGGCATCGTGATCGTCGAGGTCGACGAGGACACCTCCGCCTACGACACGGGCCACATCGAGGGTGCCGTCAAGCTCGACTGGAAGAAGGATCTGCAGGATCCGGTTCGGCGTGACTTCGTCAACCGTGAGCAGTTCTCGGATCTGCTGTCGGCCCGCGGTATCGGCAACGATGACACCGTCGTCCTCTACGGCGGCAACAACAACTGGTTCGCGGCGTACGCGTACTGGTACTTCAAGCTGTACGGCCACCAGGATGTCAAGCTGCTCGACGGCGGCCGCAAGAAGTGGGAGCTCGACGCCCGCCCGCTGTCGACCGATGCCGTGACCCGTCCGGGCACCAGCTACAAGGCCGGCGAGCAGGATCTGGCGATCCGCGCCTTCCGCGACGACGCCATCCAGGCCATCGGCGTCAAGAACCTCGTCGACGTGCGTTCGCCCGACGAGTTCTCCGGCAAGATTCTCGCTCCCGCGCACCTGCCGCAGGAGCAGAGCCAGCGTCCCGGCCACATCCCCGGCGCCATCAACGTGCCGTGGAGCAAGGCCGCGAACGAGGACGGCACCTTCAAGTCCGACGAGGAACTGACCGCCATCTACAAGGAGGCGGGCCTCGACGGCGAGAAGGAGACCATCGCCTACTGCCGCATCGGTGAGCGCTCGTCGCACACCTGGTTCGTGCTGCAGGAGCTGCTGGGCCACAAGAACGTCAAGAACTACGACGGGAGCTGGACCGAATACGGCTCCCTCGTCGGTGCACCGATCGAGTTGGGAGCGTAA
- a CDS encoding DUF1416 domain-containing protein, translated as MCAAPTQGQALPANVDTEKETVLTGRVLDADGNPVGGAFVRLLDSSDEFTAEVVASGTGDFRFFAAPGTWTLRALSSTGNGSAQVSPEGAGVHNVDVTVAK; from the coding sequence ATGTGTGCAGCACCTACCCAGGGTCAGGCCCTTCCGGCCAACGTCGACACCGAGAAGGAGACGGTCCTCACCGGACGCGTCCTCGATGCGGACGGTAACCCGGTAGGCGGCGCCTTCGTCCGCCTGCTGGACTCGAGCGACGAGTTCACCGCCGAGGTCGTGGCCTCCGGCACCGGTGATTTCCGCTTCTTCGCCGCGCCCGGCACCTGGACCCTCCGCGCCCTGTCCTCCACGGGCAACGGCTCGGCCCAGGTCAGCCCCGAGGGTGCGGGCGTCCACAACGTCGACGTGACCGTCGCCAAGTAA